The nucleotide sequence TTGGGCATGACTGCGGACACCGCTCATTTGCCAACCGCCGCTGGGTAAACGATTTGGTGGGGCATATATTTATGTTGCCCTTAATTTATCCCTTCCACAGTTGGCGAATTCTGCACAATTACCATCACGCCCACACTAACAAGCTTGAGGAAGACAACGCTTGGCAACCCTTCCAGCCAGAATTTTATGACAGTATGCCAAAGGCGGGACAGTGGGGCTATCGCTTAATGCGGGGCCGGTTTTGGTGGTTAGCTTCGATAATCCACTGGTCGATGATGCACTTTGATTGGACGCGATTCCAAGGCAAAGAGCGGCAGAAGGTAAAATTGTCCGCACTGGTGGTATTGGGATTTGCCAGCGTCGCCTTCCCCTTGTTAATTGCGACAACTGGTGTCTGGGGATTTGTTAAATTTTGGCTCTTACCGTGGTTGGTTTACCACTTCTGGATGAGTACCTTTACTCTCGTTCACCACACAGCACCAGAAATTCCCTTTACTCCCGCTACGCAGTGGAATGAGGCGCAAGCGCAGCTATTTGGCACGGTTCACTGCGATTATCCGCGTTGGGTAGAATTCCTTTGCCACGATATCAACGTTCACATTCCTCATCACATTTCCACAGCAATTCCCTCCTATAATTTGCGACTAGCGCATAGCGCTATCAAAGAAAAGTGGGGAGACTCAATTCGCGAGACTCGCTTCTCTTGGTCTTTGATGAAGCAAATTACTGACGAGTGTCACCTGTACGATTCAGAAGACTACTACAAGTCTTTCAATGAATATCACGCAGGTAGCAAAAATTAAACTTTAAACGCTCTCGGTACGCAAAGTAATATTTCTGCGTACCGAGAGTGTTTTAAGAAATTAAGACTTGTTCATAACGCGATCCAGCACTTTCCCAGGTATACTCTGTTTCTACAAGCGATCGCCCATTTTTCGACAACTCTTCTCGTAACTGGGCATCTTCAAAAAGTCGCGCGATCGCATCCACATATTCTCGTACCCCGTTAGCGCGTAACGCCCGTAAAGGTACGCCTTCACCCTCAACTGCTAATCCTTCCAAACCGCGATCGCTTCCCACCACAGGCACCCCAGCAGCCATCGCCTCTAGAGTTTTATTTTTTATCCCAAACCCCGTGCGTAGCGGGACAACACAAACACTTGCGGAGTGTAACTGTTCTGCCATCGAGGAGACTTTACCCGTAACTATTACCCCCAAGCGATCCGAGAGTGCCTTGACTTCAGGCGTTGGTCTGGCTCCTACAATACTAAATGTGGCATCAGGATAACGCTTTTGCAGTTCTGGCAAGACTTCTAAGGTAAAAAACCGTGCCGCGTCAATATTATGGGAAGCATCCATCGCCCCCACAAATACTAGCTGGTGTCCACCGGGATCTTTAGGACGATAGGGAAACAACTCTAGATCAACGCCATTAGGAATTACCCTAATTTCAGCAGCAGGATTAAACTGGAGCATTTGCTGCCGATCGTCCTCTGTAGTGACTACAATGTTAGAAAATTTAGTGCAGTAGCGTTTCTCATAACTGTACAAGATTGAGAGATACAAGCGATCGCGCAAAGCATTAGGAGAAGCCCCCATTTCCAGATGGTTTTTACTCCAGCCATAAACGGAACTATGAATATCTACCACCGTCCGCACTGAATTGCGAAATTCCGGGCGAACGTAGATTTCATTTACGCTATGTTCGCAGGTAATTGCGTCACACTTCCCAGCTTTGACATAGGTATCCACCCAAGCTTGCATTTCTGGTGAGTAGCGATGCAAAACGTTTGGCGGCGTTCCCTTAACCAGTGATTCTGTAAAGCGTCCCACTTTCCCCAATAATCCACCTTTTGGTTCCGCAGGAATCGGAAAAATCACCAAGTCGCTTACCCACTGACGAAGTTCTTCTACTTCTGCATCTGATACTCCGCTGTGGCGTTGCGTTACCAGTGTGATGTTATGACGCTGGTGCAGGTATTTTAACAAGTTAAAGGTTCTAATCTCGGTTCCCCCCCGGCTAGGCGGATAGGGAAACGTTGAAGAAAGCATTAAAATATTCATAGAAATTCGTTTAGTCTTATTAGTCTTACAGATTTGTCTTTAACTTTGACTTGCATCAGCTTTTTTAAGAGCTGCAATGAGTTGAGCTTTATTCATACCTGAAAATCCCTTGATATTCCGTTTTTTTGCGCGCGCTTTTAGCTCCGGAACTGTCATTTCAGTGTAGTCCGGTTCCGGAGGCGTATCACCTTTCTTGATTTCTACTTTTACTGGCTTATTCAGGATTGGTTCAATTTTTTTAACAAATTCATCAATATGTTTACTGATTTTGTTGCTAATCAGCTCAAGCTTTCTATCTATCAACTTATCAATTTCGGGCAATATGCTTTCAATTTGTATTACCTCCCTTGATGATTCAACCGTATTTGAAGGCTGTATGTCAGCAACTGGTGACTCATTATTAATTTCTCGACTTCTCAGAACTTCAACCTGCTCCCTGAGAAGTTCCTCATTTTGTTCACTGAGCCTGCTGCTAATCTGCTCAAGCTTCTTATCTATCAAGTTCTCAATTTCTGGCAATATACTTTCAATTTGTATTACCTCCTTTGATGATTCAACCGTATTTAAAGGCTGTGTGTCAGCAACTGGTGACTCATTATTAAATTCTCGGTTTCTCAGGACTTCAACCTGATCCATGAGAACTTTCTCATTTTCTGATTCAATAATGAAAGCTCCAATCATTTCCCCTTTACGAGGATCTATCTCACGAGCCTTAACAGCGGCGTAGTATTCAAAGTGTCCATTAACTACCTCATAGGATTCCAGACTGGTTCTGCGAATAACTGGGGGATTAATAATACCTTCAGCTTTTAAAATTAACTCAGCAGTCCTATTTAACTCATCCTCTAAAAATTCTGAACGTGCAACATTAGAGTTAATTTTTTTTACTGCTACGAGCGAAGTAGATAATTTCATGCAGTTAGTCCTATTTCTTGCAAAACTTCTTTTGCTAGTAACTCAAATTCCTTGGCTGCGAGAGAATCTGGCTTAAAATCAAGTACCGATATTGGATCTGGTATTTCCATATTACCTACAATCTGCATTCTTTCGGTACATTTTGCCAGTTCCTCTCTTTCATAAATAACGCTTTCCATTATTTTCAAATTGTAGCGTTTGGGAATTACCTCTAAGCGCTTTGGTAAGGTATATTGTCCAAACCTGGAATTAGTAGATATTTTACAAGGAAGAACACCTAATATTTCAATGGGTGGCTTATTGAGAAATTTTCTATACCCATTAATTGTTTTAACAAAATCTTTGACGTTTACTAACCCTTGATTAGCAAACGGTTTTAGATCCGAAGGAATAATTAGATAGTCAGCTGTAATTAAGGCAATTCTGGCATAAAGGTTTAAAGATGGTGGCGTATCAATGATTACAACATCATATTGACCTTCTACTGCTTTTAGTTTTTGCAAAAGCATTATTTTACTAGAATCTTGTTGATTTAGCTCAGTTTCGTATTGCATTAAACTGATGTGGGAAGGCAACACATCAATTTCTGGGTTAGTATACTGAGATTTCTTAGCAACTTCGTTTATAGGATAAAACTCTTCTGACTGTAATAGATGACGAACATTGCAATCTTTTACCTCATCTAGTTCTTCATCATCAAATTTTGCTAAACCTGCTGCAAAGGTAGTATTAGCTTGGCTATCTAAGTCAACAATAAGGACTTTTTTGCCTTTCTTTCTGATAGCGGCGGCTAGGTTGACTACGGTTGTTGTCTTGCCTACGCCGCCTTTGTTGTGGTAAATTGCTATTGTCTTCACAGTATGTCGCCTTTTCTCTTTAATAAGTTCACTAGATTGGGGCTGAGAATTAATTGAATCCGCTTGTACGTTTGTTACTTCAATCGAAGGGTTTGCTGGTGATTTTTCAGAGGTAGCGATTTGGTTCTCATTGGGATTAATCTGGATATGTTCGATTTCAGTAGGTTTCTCTTTTAAGCTGTCTCTACCAATGAGAGTTTTTATTTCGTCTATTCTAGAGCTAATTTCTCTACCGGAACAGTTAAATACTAGCTGAATATCATCCTGAAATTTCTGGTAAATTCTGAGTTCCTTACCATTTGTTAACAATCCATATTCTACATTTAAACTCGTTAAGTAGCGCTTGAGTCTACCAGTATGTCTATTTAAGTTTTGATTAGGATGCTTTGCCTCCATCACAACACTTAACGGCGAGTTGTCATCCAACACAAATGGAACAACTTGCGCTGCAAATGCCAAGAAGTCTAATCGAATGCTGCCAACGGCAATCTCTTGATGCCAATTTTCTGGAGTGTATCCTAGCTGTGGCAGCAGATATTGAACTATGAGTTTACTTTCTACTTCGCTCTCGTTGCGGCAAAGCTCAGGATTAAAGTTCAATTCTGTACTTCCTTAATAACACTGCACTAATTGGAACCTTAAACCTACTCAATAGAATGAAGTTTTCCGCGTCAAGGCGATCGCTAACCTGAGATGATGTTCTTTCATACTTGTATGAGTGTAGCCTCGCACGTCTGGCAGGAGCAATAGTAAATTTGAGCGATCGCGTATTTTTCCCCGCCACGCGATCGCTTAAACTATCCTTTAATTAAAAAAATTTAACCGCGCTTGAACAAACCAGAGAAGCTGTTCTTCACCTTATCGAAAGTCGATTGGAAGAAGTTAGGTAAAACTGGCTCTTGAGGAACCGCAACCTCAATCGGCTCATCTGCAAATTCAGAACCTTTGAGACGATAGCCATATTCCAATTGGCTTTTATTCTTGCGTAGCACTGGATACAGGCGTAAGGAGGCTTCGCGCAAGTTCTCCTCTTCTTGAAAGATGGCTTGATTAATCTGGCTGGTGCGATTTACTGCTAGAGAACCCGCTGGATACCAGTTCTTTTTACCCTGAGTGCGAATGTATATATTAAATTCTGGTACGCCGTCCGACTTCAATTTGTCGTACTGCTTGGAGGCTTGAGTGCGTTTAGAGGCGGATTTGGTTGGTTTTTTGCTTGTCTTGGCTTTGCCGAATCCACTATTAGTTGTCATAAATCTTGTTTTCAGGTATTTACAAAATTTTACATAATTTTAAGCATTTGCGATCGCGCAAGGCAGATGCGGTTCTGGCGCACAACCAACTAGAATGCTTGAATTAACGAGAGCGATCGCGCTTCTGGGGAATATTTCACAGCATCTATAAATATTCAGCCATGAGAAACGAACTTGAGACAGAAAGTTAGGTTTATCGCTCCCATAAGCCCAAAGCAGTTAATATATTGCAGCGATCGCCTTCTCCTTAGTTGACAAGGGAGACACTGCGATCGCAAAGTCGGCGCAACTCTTCAAGGCGCACTATTGCCTTCCGACAAAGAATCCAAGATTATTATTAAGGCTGTAACAGTTGACCAGCGATCGAGTGCCGGGGATTCGCTGCAAGAGCGAGCATCACCCACCAGAGGAGCGAACACATGGGATATGTCATTGCAACGGTAAACATGAAAGGCGGTGTCGGTAAGACGACTCTCAGCGTCAACTTGGCGACTTGTTTAGCCAAAACTTATGGGAAGCGGGTTTTAGTTGTCGATCTAGACACCCAAATCAGCGCTACGCTCAGCCTAATGTCGCCACAAGACTTTGGCAAGAGCCGGAAAGAAAAGCGCACATTAAGGCAACTGGTTTACAAAGCAATTAGACCAGAAATTCCCAGCAAGTTGTCAATTCAAGATATCATTCAACCTTACGTTTGCACAGTCAAAGGACTCGATTTATTACCGGGAGACATTGACCTCTACGATGAATTTTTAGTTTCCGAAATGCTCCATGAAAAAGCGATGAATGGGGACAACAATAACTTCATCGAAGTCTGGAATAACTTTGAAAGGGAATTAATCAGAGGAATTTTAGAGCCGATTATTAAAGACTATGATTTCATTATTTTGGACTGCGCTCCCGGCTATAACCTCTTGACTCGTAGCGGTATCGTTGCCAGTAATTTTTACTTGCTACCCGCTAGACCAGAACCCCTATCAGTAGTAGGAATTCAGCTACTGGAAAGACGGATCAACAAATTAAAAGAAAGTCATGGCACTGAGAGTCTGCTGAATCTGCGAATGATGGGAATCGTCTTCATTATGTCGGGGAATATACTTAGCGGCAGATATTACCAGCAAGTTATGCAGCGAGTCAGCGAGGACTTTACTCCCACTCAAATTTTCAAAACCAGAATCCCAATGGATGTTAATGTTTCCAAAGCTGTTGACAGTTTTACACCAGTAGTTATCTCAAATCCAAGTTCGTCTGGCTCCAAAGCCTTTATCAAGTTAACGCAGGAATTTTTACAGAAGCTACAGGTTTCTAGCGGTACCTATAAAACCCCAGAAAGCAAAATAAATTTATCCGACTTGGATTAATTTAGTAATTCAGCAAGGGAGAAAAATAATATGAATTTGCTTACTTGCTGAGAAACCTTTCCCTTCAGTATTTGTAGTTATAGGTTGGGTTCTTGGAACCTCAACCCAACCTAATAGCTTAATGTTACTTAGTAAAAGTAACAGCAGTTGTTGCAAAAACTGTAAAATTTGGTTTCGTTATCTTGTGCTTTCCAGAGAGCCTGCTAAAGTAAGAATTGAAGCTGAAAAGCTTCTCTGACAGATACCACAGCGCAGTTCATATTCGACTTGAGAGGTAAAAAACGCTGTTTAATCTAACATCTGTCTCATCAAAAAAACGACAGCAGCACCCCACCTAAAGACTGATATTTCCTCAGTTACTGACTAGGGAGCTATGCAACTAAACTTTATTAAGTTATTGCAACTCCAGGTCTAAAAGCCCATGAGAGGAGATCGCTCAGTGAGTTTCGTTGGAGTGCTGTTGTTGCATTTAAAGCCTTTACGTTTTAATAAACTGTCTCGTCTTCTTTTCGCCACGCTGGATCGACGATACAGATAAACACCAGTGGCTCTTTTCCGCAACTATGGATAAATTGCTTTGCATTGGGTGGAATATACACCGCATCCCCAGGTTCGACTAACTGGGTTTCATCATCAATGTGCATTTCACCTGCGCCGCTAATGATGTAGTAAACCTCAGAAGTTTTTAAAGAGTGCGCTACAGATGTTTGTCCCACTGGGAGAACCGCGTGAGCTAAACTATAGC is from Funiculus sociatus GB2-C1 and encodes:
- a CDS encoding fatty acid desaturase yields the protein MTLSTIKVTDTNLVSATTAETLRMRDILKSLPREVFAKNRQKAWTSVVINVLMVGLGYWGLAIAPWYLTPLLWIFTGTALTGFFVIGHDCGHRSFANRRWVNDLVGHIFMLPLIYPFHSWRILHNYHHAHTNKLEEDNAWQPFQPEFYDSMPKAGQWGYRLMRGRFWWLASIIHWSMMHFDWTRFQGKERQKVKLSALVVLGFASVAFPLLIATTGVWGFVKFWLLPWLVYHFWMSTFTLVHHTAPEIPFTPATQWNEAQAQLFGTVHCDYPRWVEFLCHDINVHIPHHISTAIPSYNLRLAHSAIKEKWGDSIRETRFSWSLMKQITDECHLYDSEDYYKSFNEYHAGSKN
- a CDS encoding glycosyltransferase family 4 protein is translated as MNILMLSSTFPYPPSRGGTEIRTFNLLKYLHQRHNITLVTQRHSGVSDAEVEELRQWVSDLVIFPIPAEPKGGLLGKVGRFTESLVKGTPPNVLHRYSPEMQAWVDTYVKAGKCDAITCEHSVNEIYVRPEFRNSVRTVVDIHSSVYGWSKNHLEMGASPNALRDRLYLSILYSYEKRYCTKFSNIVVTTEDDRQQMLQFNPAAEIRVIPNGVDLELFPYRPKDPGGHQLVFVGAMDASHNIDAARFFTLEVLPELQKRYPDATFSIVGARPTPEVKALSDRLGVIVTGKVSSMAEQLHSASVCVVPLRTGFGIKNKTLEAMAAGVPVVGSDRGLEGLAVEGEGVPLRALRANGVREYVDAIARLFEDAQLREELSKNGRSLVETEYTWESAGSRYEQVLIS
- a CDS encoding Rho termination factor N-terminal domain-containing protein yields the protein MKLSTSLVAVKKINSNVARSEFLEDELNRTAELILKAEGIINPPVIRRTSLESYEVVNGHFEYYAAVKAREIDPRKGEMIGAFIIESENEKVLMDQVEVLRNREFNNESPVADTQPLNTVESSKEVIQIESILPEIENLIDKKLEQISSRLSEQNEELLREQVEVLRSREINNESPVADIQPSNTVESSREVIQIESILPEIDKLIDRKLELISNKISKHIDEFVKKIEPILNKPVKVEIKKGDTPPEPDYTEMTVPELKARAKKRNIKGFSGMNKAQLIAALKKADASQS
- a CDS encoding AAA family ATPase, yielding MNFNPELCRNESEVESKLIVQYLLPQLGYTPENWHQEIAVGSIRLDFLAFAAQVVPFVLDDNSPLSVVMEAKHPNQNLNRHTGRLKRYLTSLNVEYGLLTNGKELRIYQKFQDDIQLVFNCSGREISSRIDEIKTLIGRDSLKEKPTEIEHIQINPNENQIATSEKSPANPSIEVTNVQADSINSQPQSSELIKEKRRHTVKTIAIYHNKGGVGKTTTVVNLAAAIRKKGKKVLIVDLDSQANTTFAAGLAKFDDEELDEVKDCNVRHLLQSEEFYPINEVAKKSQYTNPEIDVLPSHISLMQYETELNQQDSSKIMLLQKLKAVEGQYDVVIIDTPPSLNLYARIALITADYLIIPSDLKPFANQGLVNVKDFVKTINGYRKFLNKPPIEILGVLPCKISTNSRFGQYTLPKRLEVIPKRYNLKIMESVIYEREELAKCTERMQIVGNMEIPDPISVLDFKPDSLAAKEFELLAKEVLQEIGLTA
- a CDS encoding HHL1-like protein — protein: MTTNSGFGKAKTSKKPTKSASKRTQASKQYDKLKSDGVPEFNIYIRTQGKKNWYPAGSLAVNRTSQINQAIFQEEENLREASLRLYPVLRKNKSQLEYGYRLKGSEFADEPIEVAVPQEPVLPNFFQSTFDKVKNSFSGLFKRG
- a CDS encoding ParA family protein, yielding MGYVIATVNMKGGVGKTTLSVNLATCLAKTYGKRVLVVDLDTQISATLSLMSPQDFGKSRKEKRTLRQLVYKAIRPEIPSKLSIQDIIQPYVCTVKGLDLLPGDIDLYDEFLVSEMLHEKAMNGDNNNFIEVWNNFERELIRGILEPIIKDYDFIILDCAPGYNLLTRSGIVASNFYLLPARPEPLSVVGIQLLERRINKLKESHGTESLLNLRMMGIVFIMSGNILSGRYYQQVMQRVSEDFTPTQIFKTRIPMDVNVSKAVDSFTPVVISNPSSSGSKAFIKLTQEFLQKLQVSSGTYKTPESKINLSDLD
- a CDS encoding cupin domain-containing protein, translating into MLIQKLSACEEFIAGDRTQLRELLHPEKQPIELRYSLAHAVLPVGQTSVAHSLKTSEVYYIISGAGEMHIDDETQLVEPGDAVYIPPNAKQFIHSCGKEPLVFICIVDPAWRKEDETVY